The segment ATTAAAAATTGGCGCCATTGAAGAAGCTGCTTACAGAATGGGATTCATCGATGCAAAACAGTTAGAAAAATTAGCCCAGCCACTTTTAAAAAGCGGTTATGGCAAACACTTACTTAGTTTGATTTAAGATATGAATTTTATTCCAACCAAACTTGAAGGCTGTTTTATTATTGAACCAAAAATAATCCTCGATGAACGAGGTTATTTTATGGAAAGTTTCAACGAAAACACATTTCAAAAGAACATTAACCAACAAGTTCACTTTGTTCAGGACAATCAATCGTTTTCATCGAAAGGAGTTTTGCGAGGCTTACACTATCAAACCGGAGAACATGCTCAGGCCAAATTAGTAAGAGTTTTGCAAGGAGAAGTTCTGGACGTTGCGGTTGATATCAGACCCAATTCACCAACATTCGGGCAGTATGAAGCCGTTGTTTTATCAGCAGAAAATAAAAAACAGGTTTTTGTTCCAAGAGGTTTCGCCCATGGATTTTTAGTATTGAGTGAAACTGCCACTTTCTTCTATAAATGTGACAATTTTTATAATAAAGAATCAGAAGGCGGGATTAGCTATAATGATAAAACCATCAATATTGATTGGGGTTTTGCAACGGAAGACTTAATTATTTCGGAAAAGGATAAAGTACAACCCAATATAGAAAACGCCAAAAAAGCATGGTAGTTTTAGTCACAGGAGCAAATGGACAATTAGGACAAAGTTTGCAATTTATTGCGACAAATTACCCTGAAATTGATTTTGTTTTTTGCTCTTCGACCGACTTAGACATTTCAAATATAGAAAAATGCCAAGCAGTTTTTTCTAAAATAAAACCCAATTATTGCATAAATGCGGCAGCTTATACAGCCGTTGACAAAGCTGAAAGTGAGCCGGAAAAAGCGCATTTAATCAATGTTATCGGTGCCCAAAA is part of the Flavobacterium sangjuense genome and harbors:
- the rfbC gene encoding dTDP-4-dehydrorhamnose 3,5-epimerase; protein product: MNFIPTKLEGCFIIEPKIILDERGYFMESFNENTFQKNINQQVHFVQDNQSFSSKGVLRGLHYQTGEHAQAKLVRVLQGEVLDVAVDIRPNSPTFGQYEAVVLSAENKKQVFVPRGFAHGFLVLSETATFFYKCDNFYNKESEGGISYNDKTINIDWGFATEDLIISEKDKVQPNIENAKKAW